TGGCTAAAATTCGTTATATTGAACAATTTTTGTTCGTTATTTTATGTTTTTCTCCTACTCTCTCTTAATTTCGTTATATATTAAGAACATACTGTTTTGTATATAGAACAAATCTGGTGTACAATAGTAATTACATATCCTATTAAAGGAGCCAGTGCTTATGATCGGTAAACGGATTCAGCAATTTCGTCTAGAAAAAGGCTGGTCGATCACTGAGCTGGCAGATCGCGCGGGCGTAGCCAAGTCGTATCTTAGTTCTATCGAACGCGATCTCAACGTTAATCCCTCGATTCAGTTTTTGGAGAAAATTGCAGCGGTTTTGGAGGTGGATATTCAGTCTTTGCTGCGAACGGATGACAGCTCAGATCATCAACCTATATTAGATGGTGAGTGGACTCAGTTAATGGAAGAAGCGATTCAAACCGGTATCAGTAAAGAACAGTTTAAAGAGCTTATTCAATTTCTAGCTTCCTATAAGATGTTTGATAAAGGAACAGGAAAGAATTTGCGGGGGAGGTAGCTGTTCTAGAAGTAAGAAAACGGGGAGGCTTAAAACATGGATTGGGACAAGCAAAACTGT
This sequence is a window from Ammoniphilus sp. CFH 90114. Protein-coding genes within it:
- a CDS encoding helix-turn-helix domain-containing protein, coding for MIGKRIQQFRLEKGWSITELADRAGVAKSYLSSIERDLNVNPSIQFLEKIAAVLEVDIQSLLRTDDSSDHQPILDGEWTQLMEEAIQTGISKEQFKELIQFLASYKMFDKGTGKNLRGR